From a single Aestuariibius sp. HNIBRBA575 genomic region:
- the msrP gene encoding protein-methionine-sulfoxide reductase catalytic subunit MsrP has protein sequence MAHRWKNDLSWDDVTPKSQWLNRRQIMAGLAGAGVIGATRPALAMGPWADQDLEPNTFEEITTYNNYYEFGTSKTDPAQNAHTLDTSNWSITVDGMVDAPGEYALADLMADLDIEERIYRFRCVEAWSMVVPWNGVELADILAKVGVQAGAKYVAFETVVQPENMPGVRRRVLDFPYVEGLRLDEAMHPLTMMATGIYGEPIPNQNGAPIRLVVPWKYGFKSIKSIVRITLTDQEPPTSWNVANPNEYGFYSNVNPTVDHPRWSQASERVIGGGLFATRQDTLMFNGYEEDVASLYEGMDLSVKF, from the coding sequence ATGGCGCATCGCTGGAAAAACGACCTAAGCTGGGACGACGTGACACCCAAATCCCAATGGCTGAACCGCCGTCAGATCATGGCCGGACTGGCTGGGGCTGGGGTGATTGGCGCAACCCGCCCTGCGCTGGCGATGGGACCATGGGCCGATCAGGATCTGGAACCCAACACGTTTGAGGAAATCACCACCTACAACAACTATTATGAATTCGGGACGTCCAAAACCGACCCGGCCCAAAACGCCCATACATTGGATACGTCCAATTGGTCGATCACTGTGGATGGCATGGTGGATGCGCCGGGTGAATATGCCTTGGCCGATCTGATGGCCGATCTGGACATCGAAGAACGCATCTATCGGTTCCGCTGTGTCGAAGCCTGGTCAATGGTTGTGCCTTGGAACGGGGTTGAACTGGCCGATATTCTGGCCAAGGTCGGCGTGCAGGCTGGCGCGAAATATGTGGCCTTTGAAACGGTAGTGCAGCCGGAAAACATGCCGGGCGTGCGCCGTCGGGTTCTGGATTTCCCCTATGTCGAAGGTTTGCGCCTAGACGAAGCTATGCATCCGCTGACGATGATGGCCACCGGCATTTATGGCGAACCGATCCCAAATCAGAACGGCGCGCCGATCCGATTGGTCGTGCCATGGAAATACGGGTTCAAATCGATCAAATCGATTGTGCGGATTACCCTGACGGATCAAGAACCCCCCACCAGCTGGAACGTCGCCAACCCCAACGAATATGGATTCTACAGTAATGTGAACCCGACCGTGGATCACCCCCGCTGGTCCCAAGCCAGCGAACGGGTCATCGGTGGCGGTTTGTTTGCCACCCGTCAGGACACGTTGATGTTCAACGGTTACGAAGAAGACGTCGCCAGCCTTTATGAAGGCATGGACCTGAGCGTGAAGTTTTAA
- the msrQ gene encoding protein-methionine-sulfoxide reductase heme-binding subunit MsrQ: MIQSLNAILRRIPNWSLYIMGAGWAGYLFYLGLTGGLGVEPVEALEHRYGKIGLQLLIAGLLITPLRKHAGINLIKHRRAIGVLAFFFVLAHFLVWAVLDIQRIDRIWADIVKRPYVTIGMASFLMLIPLAMTSNNMSLRKMGGAAWRKLHKLTYPAVALGGLHYVWLVKGFQIEPILYLIGIAALLALRVKLKVPAKSMA, translated from the coding sequence ATGATCCAGAGCCTGAATGCCATCCTGCGTCGCATCCCAAATTGGTCCCTGTATATAATGGGGGCCGGCTGGGCCGGATATCTGTTCTATTTGGGTCTGACCGGGGGCCTTGGCGTAGAACCGGTCGAAGCGTTGGAACATCGCTATGGCAAAATCGGGCTGCAATTGTTGATCGCGGGTCTGCTGATCACGCCCTTGCGCAAACATGCGGGCATCAACCTGATCAAACATCGCCGCGCGATTGGCGTGCTGGCGTTTTTCTTTGTGCTGGCGCATTTTCTGGTCTGGGCGGTTCTGGATATCCAGCGGATCGACCGGATCTGGGCGGACATCGTCAAACGTCCCTATGTGACGATCGGGATGGCCAGTTTTTTGATGCTGATCCCATTGGCGATGACATCAAACAACATGTCGCTGCGCAAAATGGGCGGTGCTGCATGGCGCAAGCTGCATAAACTGACCTATCCAGCCGTTGCGCTGGGCGGGTTACATTATGTCTGGCTGGTCAAAGGATTTCAGATTGAACCAATCCTGTATTTGATCGGGATCGCAGCTTTGCTGGCTCTGCGGGTTAAGTTAAAGGTCCCAGCAAAATCGATGGCGTAG
- a CDS encoding PEP-CTERM sorting domain-containing protein (PEP-CTERM proteins occur, often in large numbers, in the proteomes of bacteria that also encode an exosortase, a predicted intramembrane cysteine proteinase. The presence of a PEP-CTERM domain at a protein's C-terminus predicts cleavage within the sorting domain, followed by covalent anchoring to some some component of the (usually Gram-negative) cell surface. Many PEP-CTERM proteins exhibit an unusual sequence composition that includes large numbers of potential glycosylation sites. Expression of one such protein has been shown restore the ability of a bacterium to form floc, a type of biofilm.), giving the protein MKINVFQSIRAGVTAIAMSLSLVGAANAITLDLGAGTTTLSYDSAGPINSFLASSSGVDFTFTTTGQFRTIGLWSGGHDFTGGNPRVELGGGGGSPSAFTITASQDVWMSGFWGLAQIFNVNPIFDVFTSTNPGGSNTFSTAGFVSSNPAVLDTFTGGPMFVAAGSSLFIQVANNGSGTLGHITGLEFSTALPPVPVPAGLPLLLGGLGLFGFAKHRRKKAV; this is encoded by the coding sequence ATGAAAATCAACGTATTCCAAAGCATCCGCGCAGGCGTGACAGCTATTGCAATGTCGCTGTCGCTTGTTGGGGCGGCAAACGCAATCACATTGGATTTGGGGGCGGGCACGACAACTTTGTCTTATGACAGCGCCGGCCCGATCAATTCATTCTTGGCGTCTTCGTCGGGTGTCGATTTTACCTTTACGACAACAGGGCAGTTCCGCACGATTGGGCTGTGGTCCGGTGGGCACGACTTTACGGGTGGTAATCCACGTGTCGAACTGGGGGGCGGTGGCGGGTCTCCGTCCGCGTTCACTATTACAGCATCCCAAGATGTATGGATGAGCGGTTTCTGGGGATTGGCACAGATCTTTAATGTGAACCCAATCTTTGATGTCTTTACGTCGACAAATCCGGGCGGATCCAACACATTCTCGACGGCTGGCTTTGTCTCCTCAAATCCAGCGGTTTTGGATACGTTCACCGGCGGGCCCATGTTTGTGGCTGCGGGCAGTTCACTCTTTATTCAGGTCGCGAACAATGGATCGGGCACATTGGGCCATATTACCGGGCTAGAGTTCAGCACTGCCCTGCCACCTGTCCCCGTGCCGGCGGGCTTGCCATTGTTGTTGGGCGGCTTGGGTCTGTTTGGATTCGCAAAACACCGTCGTAAAAAAGCGGTTTGA